From Oncorhynchus mykiss isolate Arlee chromosome 6, USDA_OmykA_1.1, whole genome shotgun sequence, the proteins below share one genomic window:
- the LOC118965056 gene encoding leucine-rich repeat extensin-like protein 5: MCGVASGQSIIPQTVLHPPDSPSSPRQSIIPQTVHHPPDSPPSPRQSIIPQTVLHPPDSPLSPRQSIIPQTVLHPPDSPSSPRQSIIPQTVHHPPDSPSPPDSPLSPRQSIIPQTVLYPPDSPSSPRQSIIPQTVHHPPDSPSSPRQSIIPKTVHHPPDSPLSPRQSIIPQTVLYPPDSPSSPRQSIIPQTVHHPPDSPSSPRQSIIPQTVHHPPDSPSSPRQSIIPQTVLHPPDSPSSPRQSIIPQTVHHPPDSPSPPDSPLSPRQSSIPQTVHHPPDSPLSPRQSIIPQTVHHPPDSPSSPRQSFIPQTVHHPPDSPSSPRQSIIPQTVLYPPDSPLSPRQSIIPQTVLYPPDSPSSPRQSIIPQTVHHPPDSPSSPRQSIIPQTVHHPPDSPSSPRQSFIPQTVHHTPDSPPSPRQSSIPQTVHHPPDSPPSPRQSIIPQTVHHPPDSPSSPRQSIIPQTVHHPPDSPSSPRQSIIPQTVHHPPDSPPSPRQSIIPQTVHHPPDSPSSPRQSIIPQTVHHPPDSPSSPRQSIIPQTVHHPPDSPLSPRQSIIPQTVHHPPDSPSSPRQSIIPQTVHHPPDSPSSPRQSIIPQTVHHPPDSPSSPRQSFIPQTVHHPPDSPPFPRQSIIPQTVHHPPDSPSSPRQSIIPQTVHHPPDSPSSPRQSIPPHQLSIFNLH, from the exons ATGTGTGGTGTGGCCAGTGG ACAGTCCATCATCCCCCAGACAGTCCTTCATCCCCCAGACAGTCCATCATCCCCCAGACAGTCCATCATCCCCCAGACAGTCCATCATCCCCCAGACAGTCCTCCATCCCCCAGACAGTCCATCATCCCCCAGACAGTCCTCCATCCCCCAGACAGTCCTCTATCCCCCAGACAGTCCATCATCCCCCAGACAGTCCTCCATCCCCCAGACAGTCCATCATCCCCCAGACAGTCCATCATCCCCCAGACAGTCCATCATCCCCCAGACAGTCCTTCTCCCCCAGACAGTCCTCTATCCCCCAGACAGTCCATCATCCCCCAGACAGTCCTCTATCCCCCAGACAGTCCATCATCCCCCAGACAGTCCATCATCCCCCAGACAGTCCATCATCCCCCAGACAGTCCTTCATCCCCCAGACAGTCCATCATCCCCAAGACAGTCCATCATCCCCCAGACAGTCCTCTATCCCCCAGACAGTCCATCATCCCCCAGACAGTCCTCTATCCCCCAGACAGTCCATCATCCCCCAGACAGTCCATCATCCCCCAGACAGTCCATCATCCCCCAGACAGTCCATCATCCCCCAGACAGTCCATCATCCCCCAGACAGTCCATCATCCCCCAGACAGTCCATCATCCCCCAGACAGTCCATCATCCCCCAGACAGTCCTCCATCCCCCAGACAGTCCATCATCCCCCAGACAGTCCATCATCCCCCAGACAGTCCATCATCCCCCAGACAGTCCTTCTCCCCCAGACAGTCCTCTATCCCCCAGACAGTCCTCTATCCCCCAGACAGTCCATCATCCCCCAGACAGTCCTCTATCCCCCAGACAGTCCATCATCCCCCAGACAGTCCATCATCCCCCAGACAGTCCATCATCCCCCAGACAGTCCTTCATCCCCCAGACAGTCCATCATCCCCCAGACAGTCCATCATCCCCAAGACAGTCCATCATCCCCCAGACAGTCCTCTATCCCCCAGACAGTCCTCTATCCCCCAGACAGTCCATCATCCCCCAGACAGTCCTCTATCCCCCAGACAGTCCATCATCCCCCAGACAGTCCATCATCCCCCAGACAGTCCATCATCCCCCAGACAGTCCATCATCCCCCAGACAGTCCATCATCCCCCAGACAGTCCATCATCCCCCAGACAGTCCATCATCCCCCAGACAGTCCTTCATCCCCCAGACAGTCCATCATACCCCAGACAGTCCTCCATCCCCCAGACAGTCCTCCATCCCCCAGACAGTCCATCATCCCCCAGACAGTCCTCCATCCCCCAGACAGTCCATCATCCCCCAGACAGTCCATCATCCCCCAGACAGTCCATCATCCCCCAGACAGTCCATCATCCCCCAGACAGTCCATCATCCCCCAGACAGTCCATCATCCCCCAGACAGTCCATCATCCCCCAGACAGTCCATCATCCCCCAGACAGTCCTCCATCCCCCAGACAGTCCATCATCCCCCAGACAGTCCATCACCCCCCAGACAGTCCATCATCCCCCAGACAGTCCATCATCCCCCAGACAGTCCATCATCCCCCAGACAGTCCATCATCCCCCAGACAGTCCATCATCCCCCAGACAGTCCATCATCCCCCAGACAGTCCTCTATCCCCCAGACAGTCCATCATCCCCCAGACAGTCCATCATCCCCCAGACAGTCCATCATCCCCCAGACAGTCCATCATCCCCCAGACAGTCCATCATCCCCCAGACAGTCCATCATCCCCCAGACAGTCCATCATCCCCCAGACAGTCCATCATCCCCCAGACAGTCCATCATCCCCCAGACAGTCCTTCATCCCCCAGACAGTCCATCATCCCCCAGACAGTCCTCCATTCCCCAGACAGTCCATCATCCCCCAGACAGTCCATCATCCCCCAGACAGTCCATCATCCCCCAGACAGTCCATCATCCCCCAGACAGTCCATCATCCCCCAGACAGTCCATCATCCCCCAGACAGTCCATCCCCCCCCATCAACTCTCCATCTTTAACCTCCATTAG